In Halobacteriovorax sp. HLS, one DNA window encodes the following:
- a CDS encoding ORF6N domain-containing protein — MNSEAHTDSDLAELYGVETKTLKKTVRRNIGRRSFTGLL; from the coding sequence ATGAATTCAGAAGCTCATACTGATAGTGATTTAGCAGAGCTTTATGGAGTTGAAACGAAGACACTTAAAAAGACAGTTAGACGTAATATTGGCCGTCGTTCATTCACGGGTTTGTTATAG
- a CDS encoding DNA-binding transcriptional regulator yields the protein MSAKRKKLEITKDNFGDLLLASANQALDHARGKVTLKSEALELPKEPPKFSKTRIKKIREQILEVSQPVFATILACSPSSVKSWERGENTPNGSTRRLLQLIENDPTYFLQTITNP from the coding sequence ATGAGTGCGAAAAGAAAAAAACTTGAAATCACAAAAGATAACTTTGGAGACTTACTTCTTGCAAGTGCGAATCAAGCACTTGATCACGCTCGTGGGAAAGTGACTTTAAAATCAGAGGCTCTCGAACTTCCAAAGGAGCCACCGAAGTTTTCAAAAACTAGAATTAAAAAAATAAGAGAACAAATATTAGAAGTTAGTCAGCCTGTCTTTGCAACAATTCTTGCTTGTTCACCTAGTTCTGTTAAATCGTGGGAGAGAGGAGAAAATACTCCAAATGGTTCTACTAGAAGGTTGCTTCAATTAATTGAGAATGATCCAACGTATTTTTTACAGACTATAACAAACCCGTGA
- a CDS encoding type II toxin-antitoxin system RelE/ParE family toxin, protein MIRTFVETDIFKALLDQEGDKGLEATIKNNILEDPSRGDVIAGTGGVRKFRVSDKSRRKGKRGGFRILYVDLPKCKITYLLFLYNKDELENISSHQKKALRKIVEGVKNECEKKKT, encoded by the coding sequence ATGATTAGAACATTTGTAGAAACTGATATTTTTAAAGCTTTACTAGACCAAGAAGGTGATAAGGGCCTTGAAGCTACGATAAAGAATAATATTTTGGAAGACCCTTCTCGTGGTGATGTAATAGCTGGAACTGGCGGGGTCAGAAAATTTAGAGTAAGTGATAAAAGTAGAAGAAAAGGTAAAAGAGGTGGATTTAGAATTCTATACGTTGATTTACCAAAATGTAAAATAACCTATCTGCTATTTTTATACAATAAAGATGAGCTTGAAAATATATCTTCACACCAAAAGAAGGCCTTAAGGAAGATTGTTGAAGGAGTAAAAAATGAGTGCGAAAAGAAAAAAACTTGA
- a CDS encoding AarF/UbiB family protein, translating to MKKLNKIKNGLFKRNASILNYGLKTGLSILKNKNDPKKILESIIGVDPQKFVDDLSHYKGSITKAGQLISQYGEYYFSESVNEKLRLLQSSTHFLEFEVIKKQLSATAHSHFDISETPLAAASIGQVHSAVHKENQNEVIFKIQYLGIEKAIGADMYFIKILAKMLNIFPSSIDTSEVFLEIEDVLRKEMDYKREISLMNKYKSLLDDSFFKIPQVHDQYSNNTSICMDRVYGIHINQVPILEENKEQRNKLGMKLFELFLKEIFVYSLVQTDSHGGNYLVSEDLASTYLIDFGACLEFDSEVLNFYKGFLTSSYELDRESFFKIQDEFSKYAKANLEIDKDLLWEYITLLSSPLRSNDYDWGETDLPDQLIKYGEKLRKTIKIDKIPSQFIFLDRKILGVFTIMKNLKSRFDVKKCFLGYTPPFRNINTL from the coding sequence ATGAAAAAGCTTAACAAGATCAAGAATGGATTATTTAAAAGAAACGCTTCTATATTAAACTACGGTCTAAAAACAGGACTAAGTATTTTAAAAAATAAGAACGATCCTAAGAAGATCTTGGAATCAATTATTGGAGTTGATCCACAGAAATTTGTTGATGATCTATCCCATTACAAAGGTTCTATTACCAAGGCCGGACAGCTTATTTCTCAATACGGAGAATATTACTTTTCAGAAAGTGTTAATGAGAAACTTCGTCTACTGCAATCATCAACTCACTTTTTAGAGTTTGAAGTTATTAAGAAACAACTATCAGCTACAGCACACTCACACTTTGATATCTCTGAAACACCACTTGCTGCTGCAAGTATTGGTCAAGTACACTCAGCGGTTCATAAGGAAAACCAAAATGAAGTTATCTTTAAAATTCAATACCTAGGAATAGAAAAGGCCATTGGCGCCGATATGTATTTTATTAAAATTCTAGCTAAAATGCTAAATATCTTCCCAAGCTCAATTGATACGAGCGAAGTTTTTCTTGAAATTGAGGATGTGCTAAGAAAAGAGATGGATTACAAAAGAGAGATTAGTCTCATGAATAAGTATAAGTCTCTACTAGACGATTCTTTTTTTAAAATACCCCAAGTTCATGATCAGTATTCTAATAACACTTCAATTTGCATGGATAGAGTTTACGGTATTCATATAAACCAAGTTCCTATTTTAGAAGAAAACAAAGAGCAAAGAAATAAGCTAGGGATGAAGTTATTTGAACTCTTTCTAAAAGAAATTTTTGTCTACTCATTGGTTCAAACGGATTCTCATGGTGGAAACTACCTTGTGAGCGAAGACCTTGCTAGTACTTACCTCATAGATTTTGGGGCATGTCTTGAATTTGATAGTGAAGTACTAAACTTCTACAAAGGATTTTTAACTTCTAGCTATGAATTAGATCGCGAAAGTTTTTTCAAAATACAAGATGAGTTTTCAAAGTATGCTAAAGCAAATTTAGAAATAGATAAGGATCTATTGTGGGAGTATATTACTCTACTTTCATCTCCCTTAAGAAGTAATGACTACGACTGGGGAGAGACGGATCTTCCCGATCAACTAATCAAATATGGCGAAAAGTTACGTAAGACAATTAAGATCGATAAGATCCCATCGCAATTTATCTTTCTGGACCGAAAAATTTTAGGTGTTTTTACCATCATGAAAAACTTGAAATCTAGATTTGATGTCAAAAAGTGTTTTTTAGGGTACACGCCTCCTTTTCGCAATATCAACACCTTGTGA